gtaacaccatatagacaaaaaaaaacaaaaaaactttattttgaagaTTGTTTCAGAAAGCCTAGCCTGAAAGTTTGAAGCAGTTGTAAaagcttgttttaatgtttagatAGAGAGGTTGATAGTATATTGCTAGCAACATTGCTAATAAgatttaacatgttgctagcatgcttCTAACATGTTTCaacatgattagcatattgctaacaCGTTTTAGCATTATTTAGCATATTGCTAACATGCCTGAAAAATTAcatactgctttaaaaaaaaaaaaaaaaagcttaacatttttaaagaagtGTACATTCCATATCCTGTTGGACAAGGAGTGAATTTTTATGTGGTTGATTTATTATGGGGAGCTTTATTTTATTAGAGTAAGCCCCAGATTGACACTCAAGACCTGTCATAAACCCTGGGCTACACTTGTCGCGTGCGAAGACCAGGAATTCACCTTTTAACCGGTTCTATCTCAATGTTCCATTAATGAAATCAGGGAGAGAATAGCAGATGGCTGTGCTCGTAAAAGCAAGAGAACTAAATCTTTCCACCTCAACTATGAGGTCACCCGTGTCACAACTGAGTTTGCTTTTGATTGAGAAGTTGGCCAGAAGGATACCTTGCAAAGACAGCTACATCATGTCAGTTATATTAACGTTACGTGTGATTTAATGCCAGTGTGTTCCCACTGTCCCGTCCCTGTATAAAGGTCTTTGGTGAGTCTGGACACAGGAAAACGCTTGTAGCTACAGCTGGGCAGCTTTTGCAGGCATCGTTCACTTAAATATTTAAGAATCCTATCTTGGTTTGACATGCAAAGACTGTCTAATGACTGTCTGTAAGAAGCAGATGAAGTTTGATTTCACATTCTAACTTCTGAAAGGTAAAgtacatacataaatgttgtaaaaaccctttgttcatctttgtttGCAAAGTCTCGTTTTGGTACATACTGATGGAATACAAACATGTCTTTACTCCGAAACACAGTCTGAAACCAGTTAGGGTCTGGAAGACATTAGTGTGGAGAAATCTTAAACAAAATTTCCAAAATCAACTGTTTTGAAAGTGTACCCGGCTTCAACACCGCGTTTAACTGATCCAGCAGAAATCTGTTGATGTAAGCCCAGGGGAGGTTGTTCCCTGCCGTATGATTCGTTAACCACATTTGGACTCTTTCACGGTCTTTCCAAGCCAACAATAACGGGTGACTCTGGTTGAGTCGGCAAAGAGTTAATGTGTTTCCTCTTCAAACCTTCCATGTTCCAACCGTTCgggtgtatgtatgtattatatctGTGTAGAATTCCAGTctgttgtaaaaaataattaaaatcaccaCAAAATATCTCCAAGGACATTAATTGAAAACTAACTTTAGAAGGGTGACTCTCAGCACAACCAAGGGGAGCTCAAACCTGATGAAAGCAGTCTCATAGCATACTAATGGTTTACATTTGAATCATTATTAGTAGTGTTTGCTAAGACAATATACAGTACGGTCACTATTTTTTAAAAACCCTTTGTGTGACAAATGAGTTCAGACTAACAATTTTTACAAGGGATCCGTTAAAATGGCTGAAAAAGTCTCATGATGTCCATTAGGGCTGCACGGTCAtcacaaaaattattattgtcGATAATTCCCTTGAAactgtaattgcgattattaataacaattatcacaatttacattgaaagaTGTTTAtacattgtttgatgcaactgcatgctgtatttttatataaaaataatcaagctgcaaacactaactgaaaaacttttagtgctttcCTTTAGTTTTAAACCTCAAATGTTAACTATacatcagattggtttcttcattaaattatttaaaaaaaattaaaaatatgaatggtattataaatgttatactaaaataaaaataaaaaaaaatgggaaaagaTAAAATGTAGAAAGAAAATCTTTGGAGGTAAGCAACCAGAAGAATGAAATTAGCATTGTACTAACAACTACTCAGAACAACTAATCAATCACATACATTAGCAATGAcctggcaaccacccaaaacaccataGAAACCACCTGGAACATTATCAACCACTAAGAAACCACAGAGAATGCAATTACCTAGCCAGCTTCAAGAAACCACCAGAGATTGTCTTATTACTGGGAGATGCGGAGGTCAGTAGTACTTACCATTGGAAAAACCATAACGGCTAGCTTGGACCACGTGAGGCAATCATACAAAGGCCTCTGGTCTCCTTCCCTACATACCACCAAAGTCACAGTGTTAGCATTAACGGTTATGTTTTTTTGGTGTGGCTTTAGAAAACACCCAAAATGCAGCAACCAAATAGCACTGCGCAAACAACCACAGATTCAGTAATGTAATTAAagttttcctttgtctttggagcgttacaagctgtttgtgcaaaTATAAGACCCTttgaagtctcaaacccaaagagatattccttATAAAGGTAAAGATTTGTCCATGCCTTCCTAAAACAcctcatttaaacacacccccacatgtctacatcactgtgtgggaaagatttgcataaaacTGCCAGaatgtttacgcaaagaaaggtgtaacttttaatctcgctgtagtattgttgccgcCGCTGTGCGTTTCCAGATATGTGTAACATTTCCATGCTTGAGTTATTCGGATATTTGGCCAATCAGAGGACACcatgcttttcagaatgatgtactttgtaaaaatgtacaagtTTCAGAAAGGTTGGCCAGAGAAGAGCAACAACCCTCAAAACAACCTAGAACACCGGATCACCAAACAGAAACATGCTATCAACCAACAAGAACATGCTtttgtgagagagaaaaataacaaaagcattgTTAATTGAAACGTTAACATTTCCAAATCTTATTTGGGCTGAAAAGGTCTGAGGTCCACATAGTTAAACAAACTGGAAAATCCAGTTTAAGCATGTGCCCCAAAAACCAGTATGAACCCTCTGAACTGGTACGaccagctgatttttttttttttttttttttttgctgttccaAGTTCGTCTACCAGCTTGGACCAGCTAGAAATCAGCATGTTCCCAAACACAATTACCACCTTAAGCTGTATTTTCCAGTACGACGTTGTTTAGTAATTAGACACTGGCGATTTTAGCAGAATGGAAATTTTTCTGTGAGAGTTGCATGTAATACAGTATGACCAGTGTTGGAATGGTTACTTTGGCAATATAATAGGTTACAGATTGCAAGTTACcccatttgaaatgtaatataagTAGTGTAACGATTTCAAATACTATATCAATGTTACTGATTATAGAATgagtacatttcaaataaatgttttcaactgtttatCATTTTGAAACAATTTGAGCAGGCAGTACTCAACACAGATCACTTTTAGACTTTCATAATCcttcaattaaaataatttcatttttaaagcagCCAAAACAAAATCGATCACTTTTTAGCTTTTAATTTGGAATTGTTCGGAGCTtaaatctgttgactttagcaatctttgttgcattatgtgcCAATGGTGACCATTCAAAACTGGGGAAACggcacatgtaaaaaaaattctccaAAGTTTGCATGCCTGTAACTCAAGTAGTATTGAAGATATCTTAATGCCCTTTTAGATATTGGGTCTTAAACTTTACTTTTGGTAACTTCATTTTTAAGGCCCTACATTGTTCGGTTCAACAGATTTTGGAATTGCAATATGGCTATtcatagggattttttttttcctgttaaatttgtttttttgtaattcaaTTGTGTAATTTTGTTACGTGTTACTAGTTACTCCTAACACTGAATAAGACAACCCTCAGATGTTCCTTCTACAACACAAAACCCAGATGGCTTTATAAAGggttgaaaaaaaatgtttattcatcttctaagaaaaaaaaaaacactcttaacATGTGgaacaacaaaaatacaacatTATTTTATGGTTATACCATTAGACAGAATTATATCTGATTTCCACCATCGAGTGTCCGTAAATGCTAAACTCAAAATATTCACTAGAGAGCACCAAACTACTCCCTCCAAGTCTAAAAGTCTACTGTAAATTAcataattgcaaattaaaacgTTTTCAAAAATAGGTCTGTCCTGAATGAGAGTAAGAACATATGAAAACAACTTCATGAGCTGGAGGAATTAACTGATCTTCTACTGATTCTCCTCTACTTTTTCTTACCAGCAATTCTCTTTGAGCGGCGGAGGCCTCCGACATCACCCTCCTGGGCTTCTGGGGCAGTGGTAGGTTTGGAGGCAGTCTGGGCTTTTAGGGTGGCAGTAGGTTTGGAGGGTTTTGGTGCAACAGGAGCAGAAGTAAGTTTGGATGGTTTTGGAGCAGGAGCTTTGGAGGTTTTTAGCGCAGGAGGTGAGGCAGGAGGTTTGGACGCAGTCTGGGCTCTCAGGGTGGCAATAGGTTTGGAGGTTTTTGGTGCATCAGGAGTAGAAGTAGGTTTGGAGGTTTTTGGAGCAGGAGAATGTTCGGAGGGTTTTGGAGCAGGAGCTTTAGAGGTTTTTATTGCAGGAGGTGAGGCAGATGGTTTGGATGCAGTCTGGGCTCTCAGGGTGGCAGTAGGTTTGGAGGTTTTTGGTGCATCAGGAGCAGAAGTAAGTTTGGAGGGTTTTGGAGCAGGAGAATGTTCGGAGGGTTTTGGAGCAGGAGAATGTTCGGAGGGTTTTGGAGCAGGAGCTTTAGAGGTTTTTAGCACAGGAGGTGAGGCAGGAGGTTTGGATGCAATCTGGGTTCTCAGGGTGGCAGTAGGTTTGGTGGTTTTTGGAGCAGGAACTTTGGAGGTTTTTGGAGTAGAAGAAGAGGCGGGAGGTTTGGGGACTGAAGGGTGTTTAGGGGCAGTAGAGGGTTTGGTGGCTCTCTTGCCTTTTTGCCGTGGTTTAGATGACTGTGGTGTCTCCTGCAAGAGTCAAAAGCAAATTTCAATGATTAAAAATGTGTAGGTATAAATTAAAGGCCTGTTtacactagggctgcacaatttaatgaattaaatcaaAAAGGCAATAAATTGTGATTAGGCAGAAGCTTTGATTGTCAtgcgtatctttcagtgaagcacagttctgtgatcagtaaTAAATGTCCACCCaaaggccagagggcgctctcgcgcTGAAAATCAAAATATGccccacagaaaaaaaattaaagagtgCCTGTCcgctgcagctgaataaacagaagatttaactgctttcattgattcaacatGACTAATAAAAACAAGACTACAGTAACTAAATGGATTACCTGagttattattataacaatttttAGCATAATTAAGTATATAGCTACTGTATAATGAAATGCTATTCgacatagcctttatcactgcttaaaatacaatgaaatattgtGCGCCCGAAATATTTTAAGAAGCCACATCCTCTCAcagaaagatttattttaaacactcgaCTAACGTTATGAAATGAATTTGGAGTAAATACatgttattaaatacagtttttccATGTTTATTTAAAGTCTAAGATTATGAACGTGATTTTGCATTGATTATCAGAGAACTatagctctgtgtagtaaatgctgctccacctgaaagcaggtgatggagatttactgctaatcacagaacccggctttactgactaaataTGCATGACAATCGCGATTGATCGCATTCGATTAATCGTGTAGCCCTAGTCCACATCAAGAGCAATAACCATTAGCGTTCTCATAGACAGCagataatgttttgtttattacaaGCGCACTGCAGTTTTATAGTCTGCTGCTGCTCAAACTCTTCAAAGTCAGGTggattttgattggctgtcaatgcttTTATCACTCATTAGCTGGAAAATAACGCTCTTTAAGTGCTTCCAATGATAGAATTCCTCCGTTATCATTTAAAATTCCTCTCATTTAGAATGAGTATTAAAATTACAGTTGCCATTACAGTTATTGTCATTGTCGTAAGAGGCCTTCATGTCTGCTAAGCTCTAAAAGTATCAGCTAGGACACAGAAAACTGTAGTCAAAAGTGATCCACTAACCTCTTTACAGGACAGCTGGGATTCCAGAGCAGATATTTCTGCTTTCAGCGCATCTACGTTTAccttcccacaaaaaaaaaaggataatctTAAGTgcgaaatgtttaaaatatacatatttccaACATTCCAACTAGCGGTTACCTTGATTTGTTTGATGGTTTCCTTGAAACTGTCAATGTCCTTCATGAGTAGCTCCTCCTTTTCTCTAGAAACAGAATAAATGTAGATGTATCAAAAATCTACAAACTGCTAATAGGCAGCAACAATTTTAGCATGTTGAGAAGACCTGATTAATTAGCGACTGAGCAAACTGTTTTCTTCTGGTGGACAATAAAACTGGCAAACATTTTACAGACATACAAGTTGGGACACAGAAGGCTTTGGGGTAAGAAACCAGCCCAGAGCACTCCAGCAACCACATGCTAACATTTTAGCATCATGCTAGTGAGTTTTGCATGGGTAAGTACCACTAGAAACGCCATTCTTTCATTGTTTCGGGAGCTGTCTGGTTAATACCTCGATACTTGTGCTTTTTCCAGCTCTTTGTTGAGTTTGCTGACCTCTGCCTTCTCCTCAGCAGTAGTGCAGAGCACATCAGCAACCTTTAGCTTGGCAAGGAGCGCTTTAAGATCAAGCCCTTCCAGCTGACTAGAGCTCTGGGACCTCAGAAGTATTTCCTTAGAAATTTGCTGTAAACGTTCACACGACGCCACCTCAAACAGCAGAGCCACAAATACTGAGATCAGACAGGTGGTTGACAAGCATCACTTTATGGGAACGGTGGATACGAAGtgacaaaatgcattataaaagcatCATGTATTACCTTAGAAAGCTCTGCTTGTATTTTGTCAAGCGCAGCAAAGCCCATGTCCCGCATTTGTTTCATGCTCTTCAGAGACTTCTTCAAGTCGCTTAACTCTTGCTGTAAACCAAATTGTCATTAAAACGTCCCCTTGGTTCAATTAAATTCTCAGGGTGAAAAGGAAATGTTTATGCCAATGGACAGTTTAAGCATAAATGGGAAAATAACAAGAATGTGATATTTTGTATGCATACTGTGTGCAATAGCAAAATTTCGAtgtgttcataattaaaaatCATATAAACAATGGTTTTAAACCAAATCTGGTGTAAAAATCGGaataataatattgcaaataAGCTGAGATTATTCTGAGATGATAACTGGACAGCAATTGCTACAATTGGAAATGTTTAACACTGCACAAcatgcagttctttttaaaatAGCATGCAGCATTCAGTGTATACTACGCAGAACACTAATATTCCATCCAAAAATATGCACTCCTTGACCTGTGCCTGTTGAACTCGCTTTTTCCGTTTGGTTTGATAGACAAACTCCAGGTCTGTGTCGGTCCATTTGTACCCCTGCATTCCCTGGATGAAGATTTCAGGATCGGGATTCCCAGAGTTTGCTGGACAGTCATGAAAGTGAATATTAAAGCAATTAAATCATGCTGAACAGGAAACAGTAAGTATATGTATGTGGTGCGGTACCATTACTATCAAATATAAGAACATGGAGAGATGTGTGAATATGACAGTGAGTCTATGAAATCACCCGATGCAGCGGTAGAACTTGACCTCCTGACCGACTTCCTCTCATCTTTAACTTTAGGATGCTGGAGAACTTCATTAGATCCATTACAAGAAAGGGGTTTCGTTATTTCctttaaaacaagatttttagTATGTTTAGTTATTACCTTTTTGGACTCATTAAGAACTTTTATGAAGTGATTACTAAATATATGACATTTAAAGGTCTCAATAAATTGCAAACTTTCATCCGAAGcacaaatttatacattttatataactaCACCAGAAAGCGAGAGAGAATTTTAGCTTtcattacatatttatgtactaaatgtttagttttattttttgacttatatatatatatatatatatatatatattaatttcaggGTTATTTAATTACTCTTATGACATTGAGcagaaataatatttataattttgctcATAATGTGGATTAAGCCTATCAGTCCATTTGTTATATTGGAAAACGCATGAGGCCaaaacattcagcacattttgGACAGGCCAGAATATTCTCATGATAAAAAAGGAATAAAGGAAAGAAAATGTGTGTATTAACAGCTATATATCCATACACACTGATATTTGCATGTGAGTAACACGAATGTCGCACTGATAAAATACTAtcgttgtgtttgtttgtttgtttgtttacctgGCCACATGGCTCATCTTTGAGCCCTTGTTCTGACGCTGGAGAACCATCTGGTTTGCTGGGGGGGCTTGTTGTTACTCCTTCACTTTTAGATGGAGGTGTCCTGTCTAACTGTCGCCCGGCAGATATAATATTTGGCTGCTCGTCGATTATTGATTGCGCGAGTGAAGGCGTATCATGCCAATCCAAATTGCGCACATTTTTGGTGCGTTTAATCCTGCCTGCCTTCGAGCTCATTTGAGCTGCCGGTGTTTTTAACTGTTAAACAGACCAACTGATGTTATTTGAAGGAAATGCTACAATTTTGACGCCCTTAAACTGCATACGATTTTAAAAGTGAGCTCAAGCAGAGTGAAGCTGAGTTCCTACATGAGCTGATCAGTGCTAATGGCTCTTGGTGGCCACTGGGATAATAAACAGCAGCACAGGCTACTTGTAGCGCTCATTAAAGTTGTTAAACTCATGACAGATGCAGTGCATATTTTTGCTcgtcaatataatatatattttctctgtGTTACATATACCACCCAGGCTCaactatatacattttttgaattTTAATGTTTACTGAGCAGGCCTCTAACAGCTCAGACGGTTTCAATGAATGAAGTGAACCGACAGAGGGCGCTGTACCATTTCTCAGGCAAAGACTGTGACTGACCGCATCGAGGCTACTCTTAAATTGTAAAATGCCGAACCAAATGGCATGGCCAATTgcattaataatgataacaatgatATTTATTGATAATTTATCCTCTAATGCAGAGAGATTCAGACATTTTAAGTGTGGCTATCTGTAAGTGTTAGAATACTTTATTGGGGCTATTGTACTAtgtataaaataagaataatggtacagacaaaccaaaatgtattcagacaccgtcaacatttctcacattattacagcttATTCggtatagtttagaaaatggttataacatatgacaagaactcagagttaaactgtgtcagaacgaATTAATCTTGATCatttcagataactttgatagaatgTGTTATGAATTTGGTTAATAGCTGTCAGGTGTTAAATTTAAGTACACAATTAGATAATACTACTTTAGGTCAagcaattaccaagcaatgcttaattttgttcagtctgtggtgtcaAAAAGGTTGCATTAGGAATTAAAGAAAagacacttaagcaaaacatggtcaggtcaaagtgtctggataatttttggtcccaaagttttataaatgttactGGTAGTTACCTTTATGAAGACTTTTTTGATATACTATGtaacagtttactttattttgctatccttaCTTATAATAAACtgtagtgtcctgcacccactcctgtaaaaaatatatcaaaaattatatctgggtGTCTGAATCATTTTAGGCTTGACTGTACGTCTCTCAGTTAAAGTCAAAAGTCTGGTGTCAAATGAAGAGCAGAGATCATGtatattcagaaaaaaatgtaaagtataactttattgaaaacagTGGAAAACTCGTTATGAAAAAGCAAAGCGAAACAATGTATAATGTGTCATATGATGTGTTTAACTCTACAAGTAAGACAAATAACCACAGCAATAAATAATTCAGCAACATTACTATATCCAGCCGCACAAACAAACAGATTAGCCCTATAAATTCTGTTTGCTCCTGCTAGTGGATAGATAATTACATTCAGCATCTTTAATATCTATATAAACTGTTCCAAACAATTACAGTATCATCTCACTTACAGTTTAATGCTGTTCACTGGCATCCATGCACTGGACTGTAAAAGTTAAAAGACTCGCGGGTGTCTCTTTAGATGCTGAAGGGAGTGCATCAAGAACTGATGGCTCCTTGATATCATCCAATCAGTTCCTGATGCAGTATCACCAACATCAGCCAGTTCAAACACTTTAGACATTGACATTTCAGCCTATAGATAATACTTTGACTTCTTTTCCACAGGTGGCCCTCTTCTGTCCGATGGAGACCAACGTTATTTCGTCATGGTGTGCGAGTGCTGTGTGTGACAGAACCCCAGCAGCGCCTGTGAGAGGGGTGACACGCTACTCACAGTTGCCAGCTGAGATTATGCCAAAACTCAGCCGCCAGTACCGGAGTCCTCCAGCAGGGGAGCGCAGATGTTCGCGTCCCAGAGATGGTAATTCATTACAAACTTCTTTAGCTCCTCTGTACAGCATAAGATGCATTTTTGTTGATCAATTTAGTTAGTTCGTTCAGCGGTTTTTGCAAAAcaacaaattagcattttagcattGACATTAGCATAGATGTAGTATTGAAGTATAAGGCAGACTCAGGTGCAGATGATGTGGTTTTCTCTTAGGTTTTTGGTGTAAACAGACTACTCAACCCCTACAGGTCAATGTGAGACTGAAATCACATCACAGTTGCCTGCAGAGATTACGCAGGCAGTCCATTGCGTCTTTGTTGTGATGCTAGTCAATAACAAAGAGGTTGGGTTTAAACTGAGCattatcagtggttctcaaatggTGGATTGGGATCCAAAAGTAGGTCACTAGTCAATTCTTATCAAATGTGGCAGaattaaaacaatgcaaacatgtaaaatacatgtaatttttaGGGAGGAAAAGACAAAGGCTTCGCATATCTTTATCATATTGAAGTCTCCGAAGTAGCAAAAGATCTTTTAAAAATTGGATTATGTATTATGAAAATATAGGGAGGAGATTTGGTTATATCCATCAGTTGCTGATTGGACGGGAGCTTGCAGAAGATTGTAAAGGGGCCGAGTTTAAGTGGACGGAATGATTGGCGAAGTCTGGAATACATCACCATGGTTACATTGTGACATTCTAATTACGAGGTCAAAAAATGCACTGGTGAGTTGTTGACATTCACAATAAGATTGATTATATGCAAATagatacagtacagttttgtttcATGCTGTCTTCAAAATCAAACTCAGCAGTATTTTGGTAGGGATGCAAACATGGACAGTTTGCATGAAATGCCCTTATCTTTGAGAAACATGAATGAAATTTTGCAAGGTAAATTAAATGCATCGTAGACTATATTTAATATAGTTTGCAGGATGAACATGGTTTGCACCGTGTTCCATTAGCATGCATAGTTAAATGTTGGGAGCGTGAAACTATCGAATTCATCAAACACATCAAACAACAATTTTCTTGTGCAGTCTATGTCATTATTGTTTATGCTAATATTGATAAATGTCAATGTTTGatttttaaagtcagcatgataCATAAGCCGTTCTTTTTTGACATATTCAAAAGAAATAGTTTCtcgaatgagaaaaaaaaatgttggatggGATATGATTTTTTCCATCGGGAACCGATCATTGTCATTTTTCAATCTCATGTGAATTACAGGTTGTTGGAGGGATGAACTTATTGTTTCACCATAAAAAAAGgactattaaagggatactccaccccaaaattaacatttagtcattaatcacttacccccatgttgttccaaacccatgaaaGCTTCgttcacaatttaagatattttggatgaaaaccgggaggcttaagactgtcccatagactgccaagtaaaatatactgtcaaggtccagaaaagtattaaaagcattgcagaatactccatctgccataagtggttcaaccataatgttagcaatgagaatactttttgtacacgaataaaacaaaaataacaactttattcaacaattccattgtcaacagtctcctaggtatctctccacatcactcagaCTGCCtactctcttctgtgtcagccgcgccataAGCATGTGCTGTTTCAacatgtatttatgctttggtttgaaagaaaacagtgcatccttgtggcctCGCTAACACAGAAGAGACAGTCTCAAGCTTCAcgtttttcatccaaaatatcttaaattgttttctgaagatgaacgaagcttttacggaTTTGAAACGACATGGCGGTAActgattaatgacacaattttcattttggggtggagtatccctttaacagtcCTTGGAAACAATCCATTCCACAAAAAGTTCTTCAGAGGGTAAAacggatttttttatttttaatgttctttaagtaaaaaaaaaaaggttaaaaatgttaacaaaatagtTATGACATCGCCATGAAAACCCCTATTGTAGTCTTTACTATTAAGAATGTAAGGGgaagtatttatttatgaattaatttaatttataataaaattccAATAAGAATTGACCATTTTGATTCGAATGGTAACTTTAAGACCATTTAAAAAACGCTATACAATGAACAATTTTGCTATGGTTTTGTGTCACAACATCATGTCTACTTTAAAATCTGTGTCCTGAAACAAAACCAGCTGTGAAGCgttattttatattactattgTTTTTGTGTTGGCGAGCGTAAGATAGCCGAAGTGTGCCGTAAACACTCTAATCCGTTAAGGCCGAAAACCATCGCGTGATGGGCAGTTTAGCCTCTCCCAGCTGGTGAGCTGAAGGGCGTCTCCCCAAGGCATCTGGCGTGTGTCCCCCAATAACCCCACACCCCCtcaactacacacacatacacacccttcCTCTGCAAGACCGTGATCCCCGCTGCTGTCAGGGCCCACTGGTCGCCATGGCAAACTCACAGGAACCTGAGCCGGCATTGTCAGAGCGTCCGATGTGTATGTCCCACTCGCCGTCTCTTCTTTAGAGCCACAGCTCTGGTCCTTTGACACCCCAGAACACTGCAACAAATTGAGAAGGACGGAAGAAaggagtgagggagagagaaagagggagggaaagagagagagagagagagagagagagagtagccgTTGTGTGTTTGCTAGACTAAGTCGTGTTGGCCAGATCAAAGGCCAGTTCTTCCCAAACTAGCAGACCTTTTA
This DNA window, taken from Carassius auratus strain Wakin chromosome 22, ASM336829v1, whole genome shotgun sequence, encodes the following:
- the LOC113039855 gene encoding uncharacterized protein LOC113039855; amino-acid sequence: MSSKAGRIKRTKNVRNLDWHDTPSLAQSIIDEQPNIISAGRQLDRTPPSKSEGVTTSPPSKPDGSPASEQGLKDEPCGQEITKPLSCNGSNEVLQHPKVKDERKSVRRSSSTAASANSGNPDPEIFIQGMQGYKWTDTDLEFVYQTKRKKRVQQAQQELSDLKKSLKSMKQMRDMGFAALDKIQAELSKVASCERLQQISKEILLRSQSSSQLEGLDLKALLAKLKVADVLCTTAEEKAEVSKLNKELEKAQVSREKEELLMKDIDSFKETIKQIKVNVDALKAEISALESQLSCKEETPQSSKPRQKGKRATKPSTAPKHPSVPKPPASSSTPKTSKVPAPKTTKPTATLRTQIASKPPASPPVLKTSKAPAPKPSEHSPAPKPSEHSPAPKPSKLTSAPDAPKTSKPTATLRAQTASKPSASPPAIKTSKAPAPKPSEHSPAPKTSKPTSTPDAPKTSKPIATLRAQTASKPPASPPALKTSKAPAPKPSKLTSAPVAPKPSKPTATLKAQTASKPTTAPEAQEGDVGGLRRSKRIAGKKK